The Wolbachia endosymbiont of Ctenocephalides felis wCfeT genome includes a region encoding these proteins:
- a CDS encoding ankyrin repeat domain-containing protein, with protein MELLHKILKTLNHDQNLDSSNIVEKIKLEFEREIKELYLQQDTRKHKYKLCEEEYELWRESEFSLDHQFDTGILLNVAAKCGYFNIVKYLKDRGANIDIQNGRGNSPLHEAVEYRCQEMVKFLLENGASINAKAGVSEETPLCLATQVGDLQIIELLIKEKADIDATNGYGSTSLHKAVLCENINIVRLLIENGADVNFQNKDGDTPLHNAANKGNIGIAELLIENGANTNIKNAQGDTPLHEATWLPRVDIIKLLVAKGAKIDITNNIRQTPLHIAAHRGYEEAILALIELGSDSWIRDNNGATPRPLCI; from the coding sequence ATGGAGCTGCTACATAAAATATTAAAAACATTAAATCACGACCAAAACTTAGACTCAAGTAATATAGTTGAAAAAATAAAACTAGAGTTTGAAAGGGAAATAAAGGAGCTGTACCTGCAACAGGATACTCGCAAACACAAATATAAGCTATGTGAAGAAGAATATGAATTATGGAGGGAAAGTGAGTTTTCGTTAGATCATCAATTTGATACAGGTATACTACTGAATGTGGCTGCTAAATGTGGCTATTTTAATATAGTAAAATACCTAAAGGACAGGGGAGCAAACATTGATATCCAAAACGGGCGTGGAAATAGTCCATTACATGAAGCTGTTGAATATAGATGCCAAGAAATGGTAAAGTTTTTGTTGGAAAACGGAGCTAGTATTAATGCAAAAGCTGGAGTGAGTGAAGAAACTCCTTTGTGCCTTGCTACCCAAGTAGGTGACTTACAGATAATAGAACTTTTAATAAAAGAGAAAGCAGATATTGATGCAACAAATGGTTATGGATCCACTTCTTTACATAAGGCAGTTCTGTGTGAAAATATCAATATAGTAAGACTGCTAATAGAAAATGGTGCAGATGTTAATTTTCAGAATAAAGATGGAGATACTCCTTTACATAACGCTGCCAACAAAGGCAATATAGGTATAGCAGAGCTTCTAATAGAAAATGGTGCAAATACTAACATCAAAAATGCGCAAGGTGATACTCCTCTGCATGAAGCTACTTGGCTACCCCGAGTAGATATAATTAAGCTTCTAGTAGCAAAAGGAGCAAAAATTGACATAACAAATAATATCAGACAGACTCCCTTACATATAGCTGCCCATCGAGGTTATGAGGAAGCAATATTAGCCTTAATAGAACTTGGATCAGATTCTTGGATAAGGGATAACAATGGTGCAACTCCTAGACCATTATGTATCTGA
- a CDS encoding integration host factor subunit alpha → MNHVITEETTVTKATIAEIINQEIGLSKEDSAAIIEDILDEMKANLVNDGVVKISSFGTFIVKKKKERPGNVPRTSEKVMIKARNSISFRPSKIIKRLINDNK, encoded by the coding sequence ATGAACCATGTTATAACAGAAGAAACCACAGTAACTAAGGCAACAATAGCAGAAATTATAAATCAAGAGATAGGGTTATCAAAAGAAGATTCTGCTGCAATAATAGAAGACATACTAGATGAAATGAAGGCAAATCTTGTAAATGATGGAGTAGTAAAAATATCGTCATTTGGAACATTTATAGTCAAGAAAAAGAAAGAGAGACCGGGAAATGTTCCAAGAACATCAGAAAAAGTAATGATTAAGGCAAGAAATTCAATTTCTTTTCGGCCTTCAAAAATTATAAAAAGGCTAATAAATGATAACAAGTAA
- a CDS encoding MerR family transcriptional regulator → MITSKEKLFYTIGEVAEELRLEQHVLRFWESQFDQIKPTKRKGRRLYDHECINIIKKIKDMLYDKGYTIKGVQKEFNNKKKVNGISKNLLQELIDLRSYLMDKLSNGR, encoded by the coding sequence ATGATAACAAGTAAAGAAAAATTGTTTTACACAATTGGCGAAGTAGCAGAAGAGCTACGCTTGGAGCAGCATGTTTTAAGATTTTGGGAGAGTCAATTTGATCAAATTAAGCCTACAAAGCGCAAAGGAAGAAGGCTATATGATCACGAGTGTATAAATATTATAAAAAAGATAAAAGATATGTTGTATGACAAAGGATATACGATAAAAGGAGTACAAAAAGAATTTAATAATAAAAAGAAGGTCAATGGCATTTCAAAAAACTTACTTCAGGAGCTTATAGACTTGAGGAGCTATTTAATGGATAAACTGAGCAACGGAAGATAG
- a CDS encoding 5-formyltetrahydrofolate cyclo-ligase: protein MCKDIKQRKEEVRKQYRAIRKSVEGNDAENLLINLFHQNLSCVKGNIIAAYIPMDGEINVIPLMHSLLNLGYKLVIPNNKALKFEEWNKADGKPIVPDTIITPIVAFDDHCNRLGIGGGWYDKIIKELQPLGKTFIGVAYEKQYCKDLPIEEHDQKLDMIITEVCIRHRVL from the coding sequence ATGTGCAAGGACATTAAACAACGAAAAGAAGAGGTAAGGAAGCAATATAGGGCAATAAGAAAAAGTGTTGAAGGAAATGATGCGGAAAACCTGCTTATTAATCTTTTTCATCAGAACTTAAGTTGCGTTAAAGGCAATATAATAGCAGCCTATATTCCGATGGATGGAGAAATAAATGTTATCCCCTTAATGCACAGTTTGCTTAACTTGGGTTATAAGTTGGTAATACCAAACAACAAAGCATTAAAATTTGAAGAATGGAACAAAGCAGACGGAAAACCCATAGTTCCAGATACAATTATCACCCCAATTGTTGCTTTTGATGACCACTGCAACAGGTTAGGTATTGGTGGTGGTTGGTATGACAAAATCATAAAGGAATTACAACCACTGGGAAAAACATTCATTGGTGTTGCTTATGAAAAACAATATTGCAAGGATTTACCAATCGAAGAACATGATCAAAAGCTTGATATGATTATAACTGAGGTATGCATTAGGCATAGAGTTTTATAG
- a CDS encoding oxidoreductase, translated as MRNVMLIGSGIGNAVLFSIGKACLENGNKVLYFAGYRKLNDVFKRILIEQASSVVVWACEEGLIETHRTQDKSFHGNIVDAIIAYQQGTLDDIDISLNSIDRIITIGSDKMMGAVNEARKTTLKQYLKPNHVAISSINSPMQCMMKEICAQCVQRHVDAKTGEESFVYSCSSQDQNMESVDFGFLSERLKQNSLQEKLTAKWVNHVQGH; from the coding sequence ATGAGAAATGTTATGCTAATTGGTAGCGGAATTGGAAATGCTGTGCTATTTTCTATAGGAAAAGCATGCCTTGAAAATGGCAATAAAGTTTTATATTTTGCTGGCTATAGAAAACTCAACGATGTATTCAAACGAATACTTATAGAACAGGCATCAAGTGTTGTAGTGTGGGCATGTGAAGAAGGATTGATAGAAACGCATAGAACTCAGGATAAGTCTTTTCATGGCAATATAGTTGATGCAATTATCGCTTATCAACAAGGGACATTAGATGATATTGATATTAGTTTAAACTCTATAGATAGGATAATTACTATTGGTTCTGATAAAATGATGGGAGCAGTAAATGAAGCTAGAAAAACCACTTTAAAGCAATATTTAAAGCCAAATCACGTGGCGATATCATCGATTAATTCTCCTATGCAATGCATGATGAAAGAAATCTGTGCTCAATGTGTACAACGACATGTTGATGCAAAAACAGGAGAAGAAAGTTTCGTCTATAGTTGTAGCAGCCAAGATCAAAATATGGAATCTGTTGACTTTGGTTTCTTGAGTGAGCGTTTAAAGCAAAATAGTTTACAAGAGAAACTCACTGCAAAATGGGTAAACCATGTGCAAGGACATTAA